Proteins encoded within one genomic window of Tachysurus vachellii isolate PV-2020 chromosome 16, HZAU_Pvac_v1, whole genome shotgun sequence:
- the LOC132858952 gene encoding histone H2B, which translates to MPEPAKTAPKKGSKKAVTKTAGKGGKKRRKTRKESYAIYVYKVLKQVHPDTGISSKAMGIMNSFVNDIFERIAGESSRLAHYNKRSTITSREIQTAVRLLLPGELAKHAVSEGTKAVTKYTSSK; encoded by the coding sequence ATGCCTGAACCAGCTAAGACCGCGCCCAAGAAGGGCTCCAAGAAAGCCGTGACCAAGACGGCAGGTAAAGGCGGCAAGAAGCGCAGAAAGACCAGGAAGGAGAGTTACGCCATCTACGTGTACAAAGTCCTGAAGCAGGTGCACCCTGATACCGGTATCTCCTCTAAGGCCATGGGCATCATGAACTCGTTCGTCAACGACATTTTTGAGCGCATCGCCGGTGAGTCTTCTCGTCTGGCTCATTACAACAAGCgctccaccatcacctctaGGGAGATCCAGACTGCCGTGCGTCTGTTGCTTCCCGGAGAGTTGGCTAAGCACGCCGTGTCTGAGGGTACAAAGGCTGTCACCAAGTACACCAGCTCCAAGTAA
- the LOC132858956 gene encoding histone H4 has product MSGRGKGGKGLGKGGAKRHRKVLRDNIQGITKPAIRRLARRGGVKRISGLIYEETRGVLKVFLENVIRDAVTYTEHAKRKTVTAMDVVYALKRQGRTLYGFGG; this is encoded by the coding sequence ATGTCTGGTAGAGGTAAAGGCGGTAAGGGACTCGGCAAAGGGGGCGCAAAGCGTCATCGTAAAGTCCTTCGCGATAACATCCAGGGCATCACCAAGCCGGCTATTCGCCGTCTGGCTCGCCGTGGCGGTGTTAAGCGTATTTCCGGCCTGATTTATGAAGAGACTCGCGGTGTGCTCAAAGTCTTTTTGGAGAACGTCATCCGCGACGCCGTCACTTACACCGAGCACGCTAAAAGAAAGACCGTCACCGCCATGGATGTGGTGTACGCCCTGAAACGCCAGGGACGCACTCTGTACGGCTTCGGCGGTTAA